A region from the Actinoplanes sp. OR16 genome encodes:
- a CDS encoding SRPBCC family protein: protein MADTSTQSIQIHAPLARVAAVICDFPRYPEWAESIKKAEVVEEYEDGYAAQVRFGIDATVLVDEYTLEYAYADDLSRIEWHLVAPSKTQRSQDGSYDLVEGSDGTTTVTYSLAVDLAIGMLGMFRRKAEKVIMDTALKELKRRVESLPAA, encoded by the coding sequence ATGGCCGACACCTCGACGCAGTCGATTCAGATCCATGCGCCGCTGGCTCGCGTGGCCGCAGTGATCTGCGATTTCCCGCGCTACCCGGAGTGGGCCGAGTCGATCAAAAAAGCCGAGGTGGTGGAGGAATACGAGGACGGGTACGCCGCCCAGGTGCGCTTCGGAATCGACGCGACCGTGCTGGTCGACGAATACACGCTGGAATATGCGTACGCCGACGACCTCTCCCGGATCGAATGGCACCTGGTCGCGCCGTCGAAGACGCAGCGTTCCCAGGACGGTTCCTACGACCTCGTCGAGGGTTCGGACGGCACCACCACGGTCACCTACTCACTGGCCGTGGACCTCGCGATCGGCATGCTGGGCATGTTCCGCCGCAAAGCCGAAAAAGTGATCATGGATACGGCGTTGAAGGAGCTCAAGCGCCGCGTCGAGAGCCTGCCGGCGGCCTGA
- a CDS encoding ROK family glucokinase, producing MTLTIGIDVGGTKVAGGVVDERGNVLASNRRPTPAEDPAATRDTIVEVAAELAAQYPDATAIGIGAAAWIDAAGSTVLFAPNLAWRDEPLRDYVSKATGLPTVLENDANVAGWAEFRFGVAQHADDSMVMITVGTGIGGAIVVNGKLWRGANGIAAELGHIQSVADGHPCGCGRLGCLEQYASGNALVRFARAGARQEPERAKQLLELAGGDALAISGRQITEAARAGDGVAMDAFAQVGYWLGVALADLAQSLDPQIMVIGGGVIDAGPLLMGPAERTYRDQLAQRDRFPVAEVRAAEMGNAAGVVGAADLARLG from the coding sequence GTGACGCTGACCATCGGAATCGACGTCGGCGGTACCAAGGTCGCCGGCGGCGTGGTCGACGAGCGGGGCAACGTGCTCGCCTCGAACCGCCGGCCGACGCCCGCGGAGGACCCGGCCGCCACCCGGGACACCATCGTCGAGGTCGCCGCCGAGCTGGCGGCTCAGTACCCGGACGCCACCGCGATCGGCATCGGCGCTGCCGCCTGGATCGACGCCGCCGGTTCGACGGTGCTGTTCGCGCCGAACCTGGCCTGGCGCGACGAGCCGCTGCGTGACTATGTGAGCAAGGCGACCGGCCTGCCGACGGTGCTGGAGAACGACGCGAACGTCGCGGGCTGGGCCGAGTTCCGGTTCGGGGTGGCGCAGCACGCCGACGACTCGATGGTGATGATCACGGTGGGCACCGGCATCGGTGGCGCCATCGTGGTCAACGGCAAGCTGTGGCGGGGTGCGAACGGCATCGCCGCCGAGCTCGGTCACATCCAGTCGGTGGCGGACGGCCACCCCTGTGGCTGCGGCCGGCTGGGCTGCCTGGAGCAGTACGCGTCCGGCAACGCCCTGGTCCGGTTCGCCCGGGCCGGCGCGCGGCAGGAGCCGGAGCGCGCGAAGCAGCTGCTGGAACTGGCCGGCGGCGACGCCCTGGCGATCAGCGGACGGCAGATCACCGAGGCGGCCCGGGCCGGTGACGGCGTGGCGATGGACGCGTTCGCGCAGGTGGGCTACTGGCTGGGTGTCGCCCTCGCCGACCTGGCGCAGAGCCTCGACCCGCAGATCATGGTGATCGGCGGTGGCGTGATCGACGCGGGTCCGCTTCTCATGGGGCCGGCCGAGCGGACGTACCGGGATCAGCTCGCGCAGCGTGACCGGTTCCCGGTGGCCGAGGTGCGGGCCGCCGAGATGGGCAACGCGGCAGGGGTCGTCGGCGCCGCCGACCTGGCCCGGCTGGGCTGA
- a CDS encoding endonuclease/exonuclease/phosphatase family protein gives MPGVPLRVVSYNVHGLRDDRPALTALVRELAPDVLVVQEAPRRFRWREKCAALAGECGLVVAGGGLPALGNLVLVSLRVNVHRTWSLRYPLTPGRHMRGAAFVEASVLGSARFTVTGSHLATDPAERPTQADRWKSEISEMSGPLIVAADFNEGPGGSAWRMIEDGLSGNDKDIQTFPATLPSRRIDAIFVSPDVSIEAYEIIDSERARRASDHLPVVTDLRLPSV, from the coding sequence ATGCCGGGTGTCCCGCTGCGGGTGGTGAGCTACAACGTCCACGGTCTGCGGGACGACCGGCCGGCCCTGACCGCCCTGGTCCGGGAGCTGGCGCCGGACGTGCTGGTCGTTCAGGAGGCGCCGCGCCGGTTCCGCTGGCGGGAGAAGTGCGCGGCCCTGGCCGGCGAGTGCGGCCTGGTGGTGGCCGGGGGTGGCCTGCCGGCGCTGGGGAACCTGGTGCTGGTGAGCCTGCGGGTGAACGTCCACCGCACCTGGTCCCTGCGCTATCCGCTGACGCCGGGCCGGCACATGCGCGGGGCGGCCTTCGTGGAGGCGTCGGTGCTGGGTTCGGCGCGGTTCACGGTGACCGGTTCGCACCTGGCGACCGATCCGGCTGAGCGACCGACCCAGGCCGATCGCTGGAAATCCGAAATATCGGAAATGTCAGGGCCGCTGATCGTCGCCGCCGACTTCAACGAAGGCCCCGGCGGCAGCGCCTGGCGGATGATAGAAGACGGTTTATCCGGCAACGACAAGGATATCCAGACATTCCCGGCGACGCTCCCCTCCCGCCGCATCGACGCGATCTTCGTCAGCCCCGACGTAAGCATCGAAGCCTACGAGATCATCGACTCCGAACGAGCACGTCGAGCAAGTGATCATTTACCGGTCGTAACGGATCTTCGGCTCCCTTCCGTGTGA
- a CDS encoding NAD(P)/FAD-dependent oxidoreductase, translated as MHDTPDPGDRGDAVCVVGAGASGLAAIKNLRELGFAVDCYERETSVGGAWNWRHDRSPIYAGTHLISSRPLTEFPDFPMPDTWPDYPHHSQVLEYLERYAKHFALTDDIWFGMEVTSVAPAENGKWDVTIRSTGVGESSRVQRYAAIVVANGHNWSPITPEIPGEFTGQAMHARAYKDPSRLRGRKVLVIGGGNTGCDIAVEAAQQATRVWHSTRRGYWYAPKYVFGRPADQVNDRLLRWGLPLRLRQWLYRRTVRLTSGDLTRFGLPEPDHRPFESHPIVNSQLPYYLGHGRIEPVPDVERYDGAKVVLTDGTTIEPDLVITATGYRPRFDFLEPELLDTDGNGRPDLHLHAFARRHPTLAVIGLLQPDSGVFPLAHWQSVAVARWLRLRADDPERAAAVQQKESTRPLDSWSRRRVLPTQRHWFEVDHVDYLKSVESLLKQMDKTSA; from the coding sequence GTGCACGACACCCCCGACCCGGGCGACCGTGGCGACGCCGTCTGTGTCGTCGGCGCCGGCGCCAGCGGACTGGCCGCGATAAAGAACCTGCGTGAGCTGGGTTTCGCCGTCGACTGCTACGAGCGCGAGACGTCCGTCGGCGGCGCCTGGAACTGGCGCCACGACCGCAGCCCGATCTATGCCGGAACACATCTGATCTCCTCCCGGCCGCTGACCGAGTTCCCCGACTTCCCGATGCCGGACACCTGGCCCGACTACCCGCACCACAGTCAGGTCCTGGAATATTTGGAGCGGTACGCGAAGCACTTCGCGCTCACCGACGACATCTGGTTCGGCATGGAGGTCACTTCGGTGGCGCCGGCTGAGAACGGCAAGTGGGATGTGACGATCCGGTCCACCGGTGTCGGCGAGTCCTCGCGGGTGCAGCGCTATGCCGCGATCGTGGTCGCGAACGGGCACAACTGGTCGCCGATCACCCCGGAGATCCCCGGTGAGTTCACGGGTCAGGCCATGCACGCACGGGCGTACAAGGATCCGTCGAGGTTGCGTGGCCGCAAGGTCCTGGTGATCGGCGGCGGCAACACCGGCTGTGACATCGCGGTGGAGGCGGCGCAGCAGGCGACCCGGGTGTGGCATTCGACGCGCCGGGGTTACTGGTACGCGCCCAAGTACGTCTTCGGCCGTCCCGCCGACCAGGTGAACGACCGGCTGCTGCGGTGGGGTCTGCCGCTGCGGCTGCGCCAGTGGCTCTACCGGCGTACCGTCCGGCTCACCAGCGGCGACCTCACCCGCTTCGGCCTGCCCGAGCCGGATCACCGTCCGTTCGAGTCGCACCCGATCGTCAACAGCCAGCTCCCGTACTACCTGGGGCACGGCCGGATCGAGCCGGTGCCGGACGTGGAGCGCTACGACGGCGCGAAGGTGGTCCTCACCGACGGCACGACGATCGAGCCGGATCTGGTGATCACGGCGACCGGCTACCGGCCGCGCTTCGACTTCCTCGAGCCCGAGCTGCTCGACACCGACGGCAACGGCCGGCCCGACCTGCACCTGCACGCGTTCGCCCGGCGGCACCCGACCCTCGCGGTGATCGGCCTGCTGCAGCCGGACTCGGGCGTCTTCCCGCTCGCGCACTGGCAGAGCGTCGCGGTGGCCCGCTGGCTGCGGTTGCGCGCCGACGATCCGGAGCGTGCCGCCGCCGTGCAGCAGAAGGAGTCCACCCGTCCGCTCGACTCCTGGTCGCGGCGCCGGGTCCTGCCCACCCAGCGGCACTGGTTCGAGGTGGACCACGTCGACTACCTGAAGTCCGTCGAGAGTCTCTTGAAGCAGATGGATAAGACCTCAGCATGA
- a CDS encoding alpha/beta hydrolase: MSTSEVLRFQDWTAPVAPADREVVSRLPEDDSGHPPLLFVAGPGRTAAIFAEHWLGHAAGRGFAAHALSPRPGGDLRACVHDAVQTAASLPRQAVLIGHGAGALVVARALGRYPARAAVLAAPRLRSRFATFVKPRPELPRPVGRPPVLVAGSPDDRVVKRAALDRAAAVYGEAPLLFPGMSHDLMLDDGWAEPIDAILDWLAKNSAVPGH; this comes from the coding sequence ATGAGTACGTCGGAAGTCCTGCGTTTCCAGGATTGGACAGCACCTGTCGCGCCGGCCGATCGGGAGGTCGTCTCCCGGCTGCCGGAGGACGACAGCGGTCATCCGCCACTGCTCTTCGTGGCCGGCCCCGGCCGGACCGCCGCGATCTTCGCCGAGCACTGGCTCGGTCATGCCGCCGGCCGTGGTTTCGCCGCGCACGCGCTGTCTCCGCGACCCGGCGGCGACCTGCGGGCCTGCGTCCACGACGCGGTGCAGACGGCGGCCTCGCTGCCCCGGCAGGCCGTGCTGATCGGGCACGGCGCCGGGGCCCTGGTGGTGGCCCGTGCGCTGGGCCGCTATCCGGCGCGGGCCGCGGTGCTGGCCGCCCCGCGGCTGCGATCCCGGTTCGCGACCTTCGTGAAGCCGAGGCCGGAACTGCCCCGCCCGGTCGGCAGGCCGCCGGTCCTCGTCGCGGGCAGCCCGGACGACCGGGTGGTGAAGCGGGCGGCCCTCGATCGGGCGGCGGCTGTCTACGGTGAGGCGCCGCTGCTCTTCCCCGGTATGAGCCACGACCTGATGCTCGACGACGGATGGGCCGAACCCATCGACGCGATCCTGGACTGGTTGGCGAAGAACTCAGCGGTGCCAGGCCACTGA
- a CDS encoding trehalose-6-phosphate synthase, producing the protein MRQSSLVVVANRLPLDDSAAPDGACEWRRSPGGLAGALRAILEQTPATWVGWAGGVGPAPHLPDIGGLRLRPVSLGAEELSGYYEGFANSTLWPLYHDAVQQPVFDRGWWETYRAVNRRFAEAAAEVAEPGAVVWVQDYHLQLVPGMLRDLRPDLLIGFFMHVPFPPPELFMQLPRRVELLRGMLGADLVGFQREQAAHNVAQLAQKLLGARATDDAIELDGRTVRTGAFPVSIDVAEMRALANRPDVVSQARQLRHDLGEPKRVLLSVDRLDYTKGIEHRLTAYSELLRDGYVKVRDTVMVQVAVPSRERVESYSDLRDRIEGEVGRINGEFGRVGEPAIHYLNQPFARSQLAALYQTADVMVVTPLRDGMNLVAKEFVAAREDGAGALVLSEFAGAAAELPQAFLVNPHDVDGLKETLLRAMCADPADLAARMTAMREQLAEHDILAWARAYLTALDHTGSLADRLAGDRTRESSVAWHR; encoded by the coding sequence ATGCGCCAGAGCTCGCTCGTCGTCGTAGCCAACCGCCTGCCGCTGGATGACAGCGCCGCCCCGGACGGCGCGTGCGAATGGCGCCGCAGCCCAGGAGGTCTGGCCGGCGCTCTGCGCGCGATCTTGGAGCAGACACCGGCCACCTGGGTCGGCTGGGCCGGCGGGGTCGGCCCGGCGCCGCACCTGCCGGACATCGGCGGCCTGCGTCTACGGCCCGTGTCGCTGGGCGCGGAGGAGCTGAGCGGCTACTACGAGGGCTTCGCCAACTCGACGCTCTGGCCGCTCTACCACGACGCGGTGCAGCAGCCGGTCTTCGACCGGGGCTGGTGGGAGACCTACCGGGCGGTCAACCGGAGATTCGCGGAGGCCGCCGCCGAGGTGGCCGAGCCGGGCGCCGTGGTCTGGGTGCAGGACTACCACCTGCAGCTGGTGCCGGGGATGCTCCGGGACCTGCGCCCCGACCTGCTGATCGGGTTCTTCATGCACGTGCCGTTCCCGCCGCCCGAGCTCTTCATGCAACTGCCCCGCCGGGTCGAGCTGCTGCGCGGGATGCTCGGCGCCGACCTGGTCGGCTTCCAGCGGGAGCAGGCCGCCCACAACGTCGCCCAGCTCGCCCAGAAGCTGCTCGGCGCCCGGGCCACCGACGACGCGATCGAGCTGGACGGGCGCACCGTGCGGACCGGGGCGTTCCCGGTCTCCATCGACGTGGCCGAGATGCGGGCGCTGGCGAACCGGCCGGACGTGGTGAGCCAGGCCCGGCAGCTGCGGCACGATCTGGGCGAGCCCAAGCGGGTGCTGCTCAGCGTGGACCGTCTCGACTACACCAAGGGCATCGAGCACCGGCTCACGGCGTACAGCGAGCTGCTGCGGGACGGGTACGTGAAGGTCCGCGACACCGTGATGGTCCAGGTCGCGGTGCCGAGCCGGGAGCGGGTGGAGAGCTACTCGGACCTGCGGGACCGGATCGAGGGCGAGGTGGGCCGGATCAACGGCGAGTTCGGCCGGGTCGGCGAGCCGGCCATCCACTACCTGAACCAGCCGTTCGCGCGCTCGCAGCTGGCGGCGCTCTACCAGACCGCCGACGTCATGGTGGTGACCCCGCTGCGGGACGGGATGAACCTGGTCGCCAAGGAGTTCGTGGCGGCCCGCGAGGACGGCGCGGGCGCGCTCGTGCTCAGCGAGTTCGCCGGGGCCGCCGCCGAGCTCCCGCAGGCGTTCCTGGTGAACCCGCACGACGTCGACGGCCTCAAGGAGACGCTGCTGCGGGCCATGTGCGCCGATCCGGCCGACCTCGCCGCACGGATGACGGCGATGCGCGAGCAACTGGCCGAGCACGACATCCTCGCCTGGGCCCGCGCCTATCTGACCGCTTTAGATCACACGGGCAGTCTTGCCGACAGACTTGCCGGTGATCGTACGAGGGAAAGCTCAGTGGCCTGGCACCGCTGA
- a CDS encoding DUF308 domain-containing protein: MTTGGARRGRRDNGLDAADYAVAGDVDPRVGEHLLDVLAAGGIAAYLQPTADLNPILRATTLPARPIDRLYVDRTRLETAREHLQKVTGGALPTPPSPPTPTDTRPQAEVDAEWAKIIAGFHTLDDSAGTPWPEAESVGPVDPPRPLGEDGRPLNRRRTDPQPPPKDEDQSLLYGLDTFGADLPESDDDEDDRYIPPPPPPMPKISKYAVFGLLGVVVGFVLFLFPRLLPLDSTYVTLFGFAAIVGGAVTLVWRLRSGDDDDEFDDGAVV, encoded by the coding sequence GTGACAACGGGTGGCGCCCGTCGGGGGCGACGCGACAACGGGCTCGACGCGGCCGACTACGCCGTGGCGGGTGACGTGGATCCGCGGGTGGGCGAGCATCTGCTCGACGTGCTGGCCGCCGGCGGCATCGCGGCGTACCTGCAGCCGACGGCTGACCTCAACCCGATCCTGCGTGCCACGACACTGCCGGCACGCCCGATCGACCGACTCTACGTGGATCGCACGCGCCTGGAGACCGCCCGCGAGCACCTGCAGAAGGTGACCGGCGGAGCGCTTCCGACGCCGCCGTCCCCGCCCACGCCGACGGACACCCGCCCGCAGGCCGAGGTGGACGCCGAGTGGGCCAAGATCATCGCCGGGTTCCACACGCTCGACGACAGCGCCGGGACGCCCTGGCCCGAGGCGGAGAGCGTCGGCCCGGTCGATCCTCCCCGCCCGCTCGGCGAGGACGGGCGGCCGCTGAACCGCCGGCGTACCGATCCGCAGCCCCCACCGAAGGACGAGGACCAGTCGCTCCTCTACGGACTCGACACCTTCGGCGCCGACCTGCCGGAGTCCGACGACGACGAGGACGACCGCTACATCCCGCCGCCCCCTCCCCCGATGCCCAAGATCTCCAAGTACGCCGTGTTCGGCCTGCTCGGCGTGGTGGTCGGCTTCGTGCTCTTCCTCTTCCCGCGCCTGCTGCCGCTGGACAGCACCTATGTGACGCTCTTCGGCTTCGCGGCGATCGTCGGCGGCGCCGTCACGCTGGTCTGGCGGCTGCGTTCGGGCGATGACGACGACGAGTTCGACGACGGAGCCGTCGTCTAG
- a CDS encoding 1-acyl-sn-glycerol-3-phosphate acyltransferase, whose amino-acid sequence MFYWLLKLVVLGPVLRLLFRPKVEGLANVPRSGPVILACNHLSFSDSIFTPLIMRRKVTFVAKAEYFTGKGIKGWLSRMFFVGAGTIPVDRSGGEAAQAALDTLLRVLKEGNVAGIYPEGTRSPDGRLYRGKTGVARLALESGAVVVPVALLNTDEIQPTGTLVPAVKRVRIRVGEPLDFSRYAQSRGDRFVERAITDEIMYELMVLSGREYVDVYAASLKNPVSSSPLAA is encoded by the coding sequence GTGTTCTACTGGCTGCTGAAGTTGGTGGTCCTCGGACCGGTCCTGAGACTACTGTTCCGCCCCAAGGTGGAGGGGCTCGCGAACGTGCCCCGCTCCGGTCCGGTGATCCTGGCCTGTAATCATCTCTCGTTCTCGGACTCGATCTTCACCCCGCTGATCATGCGGCGGAAAGTGACCTTCGTCGCCAAAGCCGAATACTTCACCGGCAAGGGGATCAAGGGCTGGCTCTCCCGGATGTTCTTCGTCGGCGCGGGGACCATCCCGGTGGACCGTTCGGGTGGGGAAGCCGCCCAGGCGGCCCTCGACACCCTCCTGAGAGTCCTCAAGGAGGGCAATGTCGCCGGGATCTATCCCGAGGGCACCCGATCGCCCGACGGGCGTCTCTATCGCGGTAAGACCGGGGTCGCACGGCTCGCCCTGGAGAGCGGCGCGGTGGTGGTGCCGGTGGCGCTGCTGAACACCGACGAGATCCAGCCGACCGGAACGCTCGTCCCGGCCGTGAAGCGGGTCCGGATCCGGGTCGGCGAGCCGCTCGACTTCTCCCGGTACGCGCAGAGCCGCGGCGACCGCTTCGTCGAACGCGCGATCACCGACGAGATCATGTACGAGCTGATGGTGCTCTCCGGCCGGGAGTACGTCGACGTCTACGCCGCGAGCCTGAAGAACCCGGTCAGTTCATCCCCGCTCGCCGCTTGA
- a CDS encoding Crp/Fnr family transcriptional regulator → MDHRLPDSGDALTGVEMFAGLEPDVRQRVIATAVPRHYRKGQILFVEHDPGDSLIIMKRGAVAVFRTAPTGERAVLTVVRPPDVLGEVSLLDASTRSASAEAIEDSQALSLSRAAFMDLVHSNPRILDAVMRSVGGLIRRLTEQNADHVFLDLPGRVAKTLVRLSGESQAPMITIELNQSQLAEMAGGSRQSVNQAIGSFANRGWLRTEGRRIVVTDVQALKRRAGMN, encoded by the coding sequence GTGGATCATCGCTTGCCGGATTCCGGCGACGCGCTCACCGGTGTGGAGATGTTCGCGGGGCTGGAGCCGGACGTGCGGCAGCGCGTCATCGCCACGGCCGTTCCGCGTCATTACCGCAAGGGTCAGATTCTCTTCGTGGAGCACGACCCCGGCGACTCCCTGATCATCATGAAGCGCGGCGCCGTCGCGGTCTTCCGGACCGCGCCGACCGGCGAGCGCGCCGTGCTCACCGTGGTCCGCCCGCCCGACGTGCTCGGCGAGGTCTCGCTGCTGGACGCGTCGACCCGGAGCGCATCCGCCGAGGCGATCGAGGACTCGCAGGCGCTCTCGCTGTCCCGGGCCGCGTTCATGGACCTGGTGCACTCGAACCCGCGCATCCTGGACGCCGTGATGCGCTCGGTCGGCGGCCTGATCCGCCGGCTCACCGAGCAGAACGCCGATCACGTCTTCCTCGACCTGCCCGGCCGGGTCGCCAAGACGCTGGTCCGGCTCTCCGGCGAGAGTCAGGCCCCGATGATCACGATCGAACTCAACCAGAGTCAGCTGGCCGAGATGGCCGGCGGCTCCCGGCAGAGCGTCAACCAGGCAATCGGTTCCTTCGCGAACCGGGGCTGGCTGCGCACCGAGGGCCGCCGCATCGTGGTGACCGACGTGCAGGCGCTCAAGCGGCGAGCGGGGATGAACTGA
- a CDS encoding phosphotransferase enzyme family protein, whose protein sequence is MPDDELLRSTLREQWHLIPSKITERPKSVMSRGWDVTAATGRYVARLAESGARQPMEAGLVAAEHLRLRRIDAGEPIRTLAGALTVDTADGALAVQRRLPGRHLDGRDPVDQQWWGERLGVVHKALQGFRHAGLRPWQLPDPDAPHLDTEPWLRGTVTAAVAAATRLTVTDRLTYGTLHGDPGADVFVLDPATGRSGVLHYGACGTGPLVYDVAAAVADAGGPEHAGELLDGYLAAGPVRHDELDAALPVLLRLRWAVQAERAARRGCARALAIARAALESES, encoded by the coding sequence GTGCCGGATGATGAGCTCCTTCGATCGACATTGCGGGAACAGTGGCATCTCATCCCATCGAAGATCACCGAACGGCCGAAGTCGGTGATGTCGCGCGGCTGGGATGTCACCGCCGCCACCGGCCGGTACGTCGCCCGGCTCGCCGAGAGCGGCGCCCGGCAGCCGATGGAGGCCGGGCTGGTGGCGGCCGAACACCTCCGGTTGCGCCGGATCGACGCGGGCGAGCCGATCCGCACGCTCGCCGGCGCCCTCACCGTGGACACCGCCGACGGCGCGCTGGCAGTGCAGCGCCGGCTTCCGGGTCGTCATCTGGACGGCCGGGATCCGGTGGATCAGCAGTGGTGGGGCGAGCGGCTGGGTGTCGTACACAAGGCTCTCCAAGGTTTTCGTCATGCCGGCCTGCGCCCGTGGCAGCTGCCCGACCCCGACGCGCCCCACCTCGACACCGAGCCCTGGCTGCGCGGCACGGTGACGGCGGCGGTGGCCGCGGCGACCCGGCTCACCGTGACCGATCGGCTCACCTACGGGACGCTGCACGGCGATCCGGGCGCCGACGTGTTCGTGCTGGATCCGGCGACCGGGCGGTCCGGAGTGCTGCACTACGGCGCCTGTGGCACCGGCCCGCTGGTCTACGACGTGGCGGCCGCCGTCGCCGACGCGGGCGGCCCGGAACACGCGGGCGAGCTGCTCGACGGCTATCTGGCCGCCGGTCCGGTCCGCCACGACGAGCTGGACGCCGCGCTGCCGGTGCTGCTGCGGCTGCGCTGGGCGGTGCAGGCCGAGCGGGCGGCCCGCCGGGGGTGTGCCAGAGCGCTCGCCATCGCCCGGGCAGCCCTGGAGTCGGAGTCCTGA
- a CDS encoding polyadenylate-specific 3'-exoribonuclease AS: MPYRYFYDCEFIEDGRIVDLVSIGVVDEFGREFYAISTEFDDSKAVPWVRRNVLDKLPSPADKAWRSRERIRDDLYEFLMEPLRGRSEQMELWAWYAAYDHVALAQLWGAMPALPREIPRFTKDLRQRWDDQGRPKLPEMAGRHDALVDARHNLARWEVLSGS, encoded by the coding sequence ATGCCATACCGCTATTTCTACGACTGCGAGTTCATCGAGGACGGCCGGATCGTCGACCTCGTCTCGATCGGTGTCGTCGACGAGTTCGGTCGCGAGTTCTACGCGATCAGCACCGAGTTCGACGATTCCAAGGCCGTGCCCTGGGTGCGGCGCAACGTGCTCGACAAGCTGCCGTCCCCGGCCGACAAGGCGTGGCGCAGCCGGGAGCGGATCCGCGACGACCTCTACGAGTTCCTGATGGAGCCGCTCCGGGGCCGCTCCGAGCAGATGGAGCTCTGGGCGTGGTACGCGGCGTACGACCACGTGGCACTGGCCCAGCTGTGGGGCGCCATGCCGGCCCTGCCCCGGGAGATCCCGCGGTTCACCAAGGATCTGCGGCAGCGCTGGGACGACCAGGGCCGCCCGAAGCTGCCGGAGATGGCCGGCCGGCACGACGCGCTCGTCGACGCGCGGCACAACCTGGCGCGGTGGGAAGTCCT